The following proteins are co-located in the Anaerolineales bacterium genome:
- a CDS encoding DUF4432 family protein, with translation FEAQLLEDSPQRVSLKTRTRCYRSPLNLERVLSMERGKACLYINERLENESGEDYAIMWGHHPAFGEPFLDESCRVDVPAGKVEVLAYHPNGLWQPGDGYEFPRVMNRRTEKLEDIRQVHGRDTRSVDVVFFKSLKEGWYGLSNPRLGLGFGMAWDADLFKYLWMWQVYGGHNDYPWYGRTYNCALEPFTSYPPAGVAKAIENGSARVMKPGEIILTDLVAVAYEGEGVSRIDRDGEVKS, from the coding sequence TTTTGAAGCGCAACTTCTGGAGGACTCGCCGCAGCGAGTGTCCCTGAAGACCAGGACGCGCTGCTATCGCTCACCCTTGAATCTCGAGAGGGTGCTGTCCATGGAGCGGGGCAAAGCATGCCTGTACATCAACGAAAGGCTGGAGAACGAGTCCGGTGAAGACTACGCCATCATGTGGGGACATCACCCGGCCTTCGGCGAGCCGTTCCTGGACGAGTCCTGCCGGGTCGACGTGCCGGCAGGGAAGGTCGAGGTGCTGGCGTACCACCCCAACGGATTGTGGCAACCCGGCGACGGATACGAATTCCCGCGAGTCATGAATCGCCGGACAGAGAAACTCGAAGACATCCGACAGGTGCACGGCAGGGATACGCGATCCGTTGATGTCGTCTTCTTCAAGAGTCTGAAGGAGGGGTGGTACGGGCTCAGCAACCCTCGCCTGGGCCTGGGCTTTGGTATGGCCTGGGACGCGGACCTGTTCAAGTACCTGTGGATGTGGCAGGTCTACGGAGGGCACAACGACTATCCGTGGTATGGTCGCACGTACAACTGCGCCCTGGAGCCTTTCACCAGCTACCCGCCGGCCGGGGTCGCCAAAGCGATCGAGAATGGAAGCGCCCGGGTGATGAAGCCGGGCGAGATCATCCTCACCGACCTAGTCGCCGTAGCCTATGAAGGAGAGGGTGTAAGCCGGATCGATCGAGACGGCGAGGTGAAGTCTTAG